The following proteins come from a genomic window of Burkholderiales bacterium:
- a CDS encoding glycoside hydrolase family 2, with product MQNAYPRPQLQRSRWVSLNGMWKFRFDHERSYASPPDIHEWPHTILVPFAPECKKSGIHDTGFHRACWYQREFEVERGAARVILHFGAVDYLARVWINDMLVVEHEGGHTPFSADITWALRGNGPQRVTVYAEDDADDLEKPRGKQDWQLEPHSIWYPRTTGIWQTVWYECVPETHIDRLRWTPHIERWEIGAEFFLVGPLADDMRIALRLCSGSQVLVDDSYKVINGEVHRRIALSDPGIEDYRNELLWSPERPTLIQAEVRLWRGDELVDEFKSYTALRSVNIQRDRFLLNGRPYQLRLVLDQGYWPETLLTAPSDEALKRDIELAKAMGFNGVRKHQKLEDPRYLFWADTLGLAVWGEMPSAYRFTNKAIKRSMQEWTQAIRRDYSHPCVIVWVPFNESWGVPDLPTVPAARDAVAAFYHLTKTLDQTRPVIGNDGWESSATDIIGIHDYDCNPVNLRARYGPTVKTEELFDRRRPGGRLLTLDGFPHRGQPVMLTEFGGIAYVTSDDPRRNEAWGYTRCDDIEAYETQCLALLDVARTTGMFSGFCYTQFADTFQEANGLLFADRTPKLPLATIAAAVRGS from the coding sequence ATGCAAAACGCTTATCCCCGCCCGCAATTGCAGCGCTCGCGCTGGGTTTCGCTCAATGGCATGTGGAAATTCCGGTTCGACCACGAGCGCAGCTACGCATCGCCGCCCGATATCCACGAGTGGCCGCACACGATCCTGGTGCCGTTCGCGCCCGAGTGTAAAAAAAGCGGCATTCACGATACCGGCTTTCACCGCGCCTGCTGGTACCAGCGCGAGTTCGAGGTCGAACGCGGCGCAGCCCGGGTTATCCTGCATTTCGGCGCTGTCGACTATCTCGCGCGGGTCTGGATCAACGACATGCTGGTGGTCGAGCACGAAGGCGGCCACACGCCTTTCTCCGCCGACATAACCTGGGCGCTGCGCGGCAACGGTCCGCAGCGGGTTACGGTCTATGCCGAGGACGACGCCGACGATCTCGAAAAGCCGCGCGGCAAGCAGGATTGGCAGCTCGAGCCGCATTCGATCTGGTACCCGCGCACGACTGGCATCTGGCAAACCGTCTGGTATGAATGCGTTCCCGAAACCCACATCGACAGGCTGCGCTGGACGCCGCATATCGAGCGCTGGGAAATCGGCGCCGAGTTTTTTCTGGTTGGGCCGCTGGCGGACGATATGCGCATCGCATTACGCTTGTGCAGCGGCTCGCAGGTTCTGGTCGACGACAGCTACAAGGTCATCAACGGCGAGGTGCACCGACGCATTGCGCTGTCCGATCCCGGCATCGAAGATTATCGCAACGAATTGCTGTGGAGCCCCGAGCGGCCGACGCTGATTCAGGCCGAGGTGAGGCTATGGCGCGGCGATGAACTCGTCGACGAGTTCAAGTCTTACACGGCGCTGCGTTCGGTCAACATTCAGCGCGATCGTTTCCTGCTGAACGGCAGGCCGTATCAATTGCGCCTGGTTCTGGACCAGGGTTACTGGCCGGAAACGCTGTTGACTGCGCCAAGCGACGAGGCTTTGAAGCGCGATATCGAATTGGCCAAGGCAATGGGCTTCAACGGTGTGCGCAAACACCAGAAGCTCGAGGACCCGCGCTATCTGTTCTGGGCCGACACGCTGGGCCTCGCGGTCTGGGGCGAAATGCCGAGCGCGTATCGTTTCACCAACAAAGCCATAAAACGCTCGATGCAGGAATGGACGCAGGCGATCCGGCGCGATTATAGCCATCCGTGCGTGATCGTCTGGGTGCCGTTCAATGAATCGTGGGGCGTTCCCGATCTGCCGACGGTGCCGGCGGCGCGCGATGCCGTCGCGGCGTTTTATCATCTGACCAAAACCCTCGATCAGACGCGGCCGGTGATCGGCAACGACGGCTGGGAAAGCTCGGCGACCGATATCATCGGCATCCACGATTACGACTGCAATCCGGTCAACCTGCGCGCGCGCTACGGCCCTACCGTCAAGACCGAAGAGCTGTTCGACCGCCGCCGGCCCGGTGGCCGGTTGTTGACGCTCGACGGTTTTCCGCACCGCGGCCAGCCGGTCATGCTGACCGAATTCGGCGGTATCGCCTACGTCACATCCGACGATCCACGCCGTAACGAGGCGTGGGGCTATACGCGCTGCGATGATATCGAAGCTTACGAAACGCAGTGTCTGGCGCTGCTCGACGTCGCCCGCACCACCGGGATGTTCAGCGGCTTTTGTTATACCCAATTCGCCGACACGTTCCAGGAAGCCAACGGCCTGCTGTTCGCCGACCGCACGCCAAAGCTGCCGCTGGCGACGATCGCCGCTGCTGTCCGCGGTAGCTAA
- a CDS encoding M24 family metallopeptidase — MRGCGEQSVVRLRGCDWFSWITAGASNVVLLAADTGIAEVLISADEAWVLTSEIEAQRLRDEELPAGFGLHGGRWSEPQEREQFTADLSGAGKVLSDQPAAGETVLPSSIAELKYTLMPAEIERYREVGALASQAMTDVLSVAQPGWTEHELAGAGAEALWSRGLHPALTLAAGERRLPRYRHPTPTAAPLGKIAMLVFCARGFGLYANLTRFVAFGAIGREVAERHASVREIEADALAQSRPGNTLDSVYRTLADSYSAHGFPDAIDQHHQGGSTGYRSREIVATSTTRLQLHESMALAWNPSIVGAKIEDTFLITAQGPENLTYDERWPHQSVRGIARPLVLQR, encoded by the coding sequence ATGCGCGGCTGCGGCGAGCAAAGCGTCGTCCGGCTGCGCGGCTGCGACTGGTTTTCGTGGATCACGGCGGGCGCCTCGAACGTCGTCTTGCTCGCCGCGGATACCGGCATCGCCGAAGTGTTGATCAGCGCTGACGAGGCGTGGGTTTTGACCAGTGAAATCGAAGCGCAGCGTTTGCGCGATGAAGAGCTGCCTGCCGGCTTCGGCCTGCACGGCGGGCGCTGGTCCGAGCCGCAGGAGCGCGAACAATTCACGGCCGACCTGTCCGGGGCAGGCAAAGTGCTCAGCGATCAGCCCGCGGCAGGCGAAACGGTGCTGCCGTCGTCTATCGCCGAGCTTAAGTACACGCTGATGCCGGCCGAAATCGAGCGTTATCGCGAGGTGGGCGCGCTCGCCTCCCAAGCGATGACTGACGTCCTCAGCGTCGCGCAACCGGGTTGGACCGAGCACGAGCTTGCCGGCGCCGGGGCCGAAGCTCTGTGGTCGCGTGGTCTGCATCCAGCTTTGACGCTGGCGGCTGGGGAGCGGCGCCTGCCGCGGTATCGGCATCCGACGCCGACGGCAGCGCCGCTCGGGAAAATCGCGATGCTGGTTTTCTGCGCGCGCGGTTTTGGACTCTACGCGAATTTAACGCGCTTCGTAGCTTTCGGCGCGATCGGCAGAGAGGTGGCGGAGCGGCACGCCAGCGTACGCGAAATCGAAGCCGACGCGCTCGCGCAATCGCGACCCGGCAACACTCTGGACAGCGTTTATCGGACTTTGGCCGATTCGTATTCCGCGCACGGTTTTCCGGATGCGATCGATCAGCATCACCAGGGCGGTAGCACCGGCTATCGGTCGCGCGAAATCGTCGCCACGTCCACTACCCGTTTGCAGTTGCATGAAAGTATGGCGCTGGCATGGAACCCAAGCATCGTCGGCGCAAAGATCGAAGACACGTTCCTGATTACCGCGCAAGGTCCTGAGAATCTGACGTATGACGAGCGCTGGCCGCACCAGAGCGTGCGCGGCATTGCGCGTCCGCTGGTACTGCAAAGGTAG
- a CDS encoding alpha/beta hydrolase, translated as MRTLIIAIAIIAGAYALLVVLLYWFQARLVFYPQIGRELVATPAAIGLRHEEVSIQSADGNALHAWYVPADAARGVVLFVHGNAGNVSHRLDAFGVFNEAGLSTLIFDYRGYGKSTGTPSERNTYEDAQAAWDYLTGVRGIPPQRIVIIGESLGGAIAAWLAARVDAGALVLTCTFTSLPELAGSLYPLFPSKVLSRFDYDTRGSLASVHSPVLVAHAPDDSIVPYAHGLELFEAAHAPKLFLELTGSHGDAFRLNRARWVRTLDQFLDQYLIAASPPQPQPESAGDSIQIK; from the coding sequence ATGCGCACCCTGATTATCGCGATCGCCATCATCGCCGGGGCTTATGCCTTGCTGGTCGTGCTGCTGTACTGGTTTCAGGCGCGGCTCGTGTTCTATCCGCAGATCGGCCGCGAGCTCGTTGCAACGCCGGCGGCGATCGGGCTGCGCCACGAAGAGGTTTCGATTCAGAGCGCTGACGGCAACGCGCTGCACGCGTGGTACGTTCCGGCCGACGCTGCGCGCGGCGTCGTGCTGTTCGTGCATGGCAACGCCGGCAACGTTTCGCATCGGCTCGATGCGTTCGGCGTCTTCAACGAAGCCGGCTTGAGCACGCTGATTTTCGATTACCGCGGATATGGCAAAAGCACCGGCACGCCGTCGGAGCGCAATACCTACGAAGACGCGCAGGCGGCGTGGGATTATCTGACCGGGGTGCGCGGCATTCCACCTCAGCGCATCGTCATCATCGGTGAATCGCTGGGTGGCGCGATTGCGGCGTGGCTCGCAGCGCGCGTCGATGCGGGCGCGCTGGTCCTGACATGCACGTTCACGTCGCTGCCCGAACTCGCCGGCAGCCTGTATCCGCTTTTCCCGTCGAAGGTGTTGTCGCGTTTCGATTACGACACCAGGGGGAGCCTGGCCTCGGTGCACAGCCCGGTGCTGGTCGCGCACGCGCCCGACGACAGCATCGTCCCCTACGCCCATGGACTGGAACTGTTCGAAGCCGCGCATGCGCCGAAGCTGTTCCTCGAATTGACCGGCAGCCACGGCGACGCGTTTCGCTTGAACCGCGCGCGCTGGGTTCGAACGCTCGACCAATTTCTCGATCAATATCTGATAGCAGCCTCGCCGCCGCAACCACAACCCGAAAGCGCGGGCGACTCCATACAGATCAAATGA
- the galK gene encoding galactokinase, whose product MSKTFEQLFGFAPEVSASAPGRVNLLGEHTDYNDGYVLPIAIPQRTTVQLARSRDARSQLYSSNLDESARFDGAPAGYARYVIGCVRALEQTGVSIPPFVLRVASDVPIGAGLSSSAALEVAVLRAMREWLGLELEDVAIAQLAQRAEIEFAHVRCGIMDQMAASLADTSHMLFLDTRTLTRRLLALPPDAELVVIDSGIPRSLAASAYNQRRAECEQAAQRLGVPALRDVDELSRVDTLPAPLDRRARHVVSENQRVLDAVGNVTAQRFGELMNASHTSLRDDYEVSVPALDALVALLQDHPNVFGARLTGAGFGGACVALVEAGYGDRISAQVLRSYNADGHHGRAMVVGPRVANP is encoded by the coding sequence ATGAGTAAAACCTTCGAGCAACTGTTCGGGTTCGCGCCCGAAGTCAGCGCCAGCGCGCCGGGCCGCGTGAATCTGCTCGGCGAGCACACCGATTACAACGATGGCTACGTGCTGCCGATTGCGATACCGCAACGGACCACGGTGCAGCTCGCGCGGAGTCGCGATGCGCGCTCGCAACTCTATTCGTCCAATCTCGACGAGAGCGCGCGCTTCGATGGCGCGCCGGCAGGCTATGCGCGCTACGTCATCGGCTGCGTGCGCGCACTCGAGCAGACCGGGGTCTCGATTCCGCCGTTCGTCTTGCGCGTCGCATCCGATGTGCCGATCGGCGCCGGGCTCTCGAGCAGCGCCGCGCTCGAAGTCGCCGTGCTGCGCGCCATGCGCGAATGGCTCGGGCTCGAACTCGAAGATGTCGCCATCGCGCAGCTCGCCCAGCGCGCCGAAATCGAGTTCGCGCACGTGCGGTGCGGCATCATGGACCAGATGGCCGCCAGCCTCGCCGATACTTCGCACATGCTGTTCCTCGATACGCGAACCTTGACGCGGCGTCTGTTGGCGCTGCCGCCAGATGCCGAACTCGTCGTCATCGACAGCGGCATTCCGCGCTCGCTCGCCGCCAGCGCCTACAACCAGCGGCGCGCCGAATGCGAACAGGCGGCGCAGCGTCTCGGCGTGCCCGCGCTACGCGATGTCGACGAGCTGTCGCGGGTCGATACGCTGCCGGCGCCCCTCGACCGGCGTGCGCGCCACGTCGTCTCGGAAAACCAGCGGGTCCTAGACGCGGTCGGCAACGTTACCGCGCAGCGCTTTGGCGAGCTGATGAATGCCTCGCATACGAGCCTGCGCGACGATTACGAGGTTTCAGTGCCGGCGCTCGACGCGCTGGTCGCGCTGTTGCAGGATCATCCGAACGTTTTCGGCGCGCGACTGACGGGCGCCGGTTTCGGCGGCGCCTGTGTTGCGCTGGTTGAGGCAGGGTACGGCGATCGGATCAGCGCGCAGGTATTGCGCAGCTATAACGCCGATGGCCATCACGGGCGGGCCATGGTGGTCGGCCCGCGTGTCGCGAATCCATAA
- the galT gene encoding galactose-1-phosphate uridylyltransferase: MHSVELTKPDGRRMTLYSRRPIAPNLIAPSPKGGAAGANPHLRWHPLRGEWIAYAAYRQARTFMPPPEFNPLAPTTDADNPTELPQGDYDVAVLDNFFPTLTAAAHDAPLSIVETLPATGHCEVVVFTQDAKSALAALPLSHIELLIEVWGARTEQLAEDKTVRFILPFENRGVEVGVTLHHPHGQIYAYPFVPPVPQRINQQETAYWREHGTPLLQDLIAREIESGVRVLYRGEHAIAFVPAWARYPYEVWVAPLRATAGFRDLDDAQRADLARALKTTLLKYDGLWQRPLPYLMAWYQAPVNSGPHPESHLHAEILPPYRTRDRLKFLAGTELAAGMFANDTLPEDKARELQAVEVTF, translated from the coding sequence GTGCACAGCGTCGAGCTGACCAAGCCCGATGGCCGGCGCATGACCTTGTACAGCCGGCGGCCGATCGCGCCGAATCTGATCGCGCCGAGCCCGAAAGGCGGCGCGGCCGGGGCGAATCCGCATTTGCGCTGGCATCCGCTGCGCGGCGAATGGATCGCTTACGCCGCTTACCGGCAGGCGCGGACGTTCATGCCGCCGCCGGAATTCAATCCGCTGGCGCCGACGACCGATGCGGATAACCCGACCGAGCTGCCGCAAGGCGACTACGACGTCGCCGTGCTCGATAATTTTTTTCCGACCTTGACCGCGGCCGCGCACGACGCGCCGCTCAGCATCGTCGAGACCCTGCCTGCGACCGGGCATTGCGAAGTCGTCGTGTTCACCCAGGATGCGAAATCCGCGCTCGCCGCATTGCCGTTGTCGCATATCGAACTCCTGATCGAAGTGTGGGGCGCCCGCACCGAACAGCTGGCTGAAGACAAAACCGTACGATTCATCCTGCCGTTTGAAAATCGCGGTGTCGAAGTCGGCGTCACGCTGCATCATCCGCACGGTCAGATCTACGCGTATCCGTTCGTGCCGCCGGTGCCGCAGCGGATCAACCAGCAAGAGACAGCGTATTGGCGCGAACACGGAACGCCGCTGCTGCAGGACCTGATCGCGCGCGAAATCGAAAGCGGTGTACGCGTGCTCTATCGCGGCGAGCACGCCATCGCTTTCGTGCCGGCGTGGGCGCGCTATCCGTACGAAGTCTGGGTCGCACCGCTGCGCGCGACCGCCGGCTTCCGCGACCTCGATGATGCGCAGCGCGCCGATCTTGCGCGCGCTCTGAAAACGACACTACTCAAATACGATGGCTTGTGGCAGCGGCCACTGCCTTATCTGATGGCGTGGTATCAGGCGCCGGTCAACAGCGGGCCGCATCCCGAATCGCATTTGCACGCCGAAATTCTCCCGCCTTATCGCACGCGCGATCGACTTAAATTTCTCGCCGGCACCGAGCTCGCGGCGGGTATGTTCGCCAACGACACGCTGCCCGAGGACAAGGCGCGCGAGTTGCAGGCGGTCGAGGTAACGTTCTGA
- a CDS encoding DnaJ domain-containing protein, producing MKYKDYYEAMGVARDASQEDIKKAYRKLARKFHPDVSKEARAEEKFKEIGEANEVLKDPEKRAAYDRLGSHRAGQDFTPPPDWERQYAQHGTADDLGGIDLGDLFAGIFGGAGTARNTGRRARAAAGGSGGFAMRGQDFEVAITLDLKDAFQGTEISLELAMPEFKPDGAMRRVNKTVKVRVPKGVVDGQKMRVPGKGAPGLGEAPNGDLYLNISLRPHRWFKPNGSDLYLELPITPWEAALGASVEVPTMDGRVRVKIAPGARPGQKLRVAGRGLPRPGAAAAGDLYAVLQIATPAHLSAREKALFAELAQASSFDPRAHFDG from the coding sequence ATGAAATACAAGGATTACTACGAAGCGATGGGCGTGGCGCGCGACGCCAGTCAGGAAGACATCAAAAAGGCGTACCGCAAGCTCGCGCGAAAATTCCATCCCGATGTGTCGAAAGAAGCGCGCGCCGAAGAAAAATTCAAGGAGATCGGCGAGGCTAATGAGGTGCTGAAAGATCCCGAAAAGCGCGCGGCGTACGATCGGCTCGGCAGCCATCGCGCCGGCCAGGATTTCACGCCGCCGCCGGATTGGGAGCGCCAGTACGCGCAGCACGGCACGGCCGACGACCTCGGCGGCATCGACCTCGGCGATCTGTTTGCCGGAATTTTCGGCGGCGCCGGTACTGCGCGCAACACTGGCCGTCGCGCTCGCGCGGCCGCGGGCGGCTCCGGCGGTTTCGCGATGCGTGGCCAGGATTTCGAGGTCGCCATTACGCTCGATCTGAAGGATGCGTTTCAGGGAACCGAGATCAGCCTCGAACTGGCGATGCCTGAGTTCAAGCCTGACGGCGCAATGCGCCGCGTCAACAAAACCGTCAAAGTCCGCGTTCCGAAAGGTGTCGTCGACGGCCAGAAAATGCGCGTCCCGGGCAAGGGCGCGCCCGGCCTCGGCGAGGCGCCGAATGGCGATTTGTATCTGAACATCAGCTTGCGCCCGCACCGCTGGTTCAAGCCGAACGGCAGCGATCTCTATCTCGAACTGCCGATCACGCCGTGGGAAGCGGCGCTCGGCGCAAGCGTGGAAGTGCCGACGATGGACGGCAGGGTGCGCGTGAAGATCGCGCCGGGCGCGCGCCCCGGACAGAAGCTGCGCGTCGCCGGCCGCGGCCTGCCCAGGCCAGGCGCCGCTGCCGCCGGAGACCTGTATGCCGTTTTGCAGATCGCCACGCCGGCGCATTTGAGCGCGCGCGAGAAAGCGCTCTTTGCCGAGTTGGCGCAGGCATCGTCATTCGATCCGCGCGCGCATTTCGACGGCTAA